The nucleotide sequence CCGTCGCCGAGATCGCCCACGACCACGTGTCGGCGGAGATCCTGCACGGACCGGACGGGCGCCGAACCCGCCGCGGCGGCAAGGGCGGCAAAGGGGGCAAGGGGAGCAAGGGAAAACGGCGTCCGTCCGCCCCGGGCCGGATCGTCGCGTGGTCCGAACTGGAAGTCGAGCTGGAGTCCGAACAGCCCGCGGGCAAACCATCGTTGCTCGACGCCGTCGAGAAGCAGCTGTCCCGGGAGGGCTGGCGGCGCTCGGCCAGCTCCTCCAAGACCGCGCACGTCTTCGCGACCAGCGCGGACGGGCGCCGCCGCGCCGCCGCGGCCGAGCGGCGGCGCGAACGCGCCCCGCGCCCGGGCACCGCCGGCGCGGTCGTGCACGCACGCCTCGCCGAGCAGGTCGCGGCCCTGGTCGCCGCCGACCCCCGGGTACGCCTGGACGACGACGAGGCCGTGCACGACATGCGGGTGGCCACACGGCGGCTGCGCAGCCTGCTGCGCTCGTACCGCCCGCTGTTCGAGCACCGGGTGGTCGACCCGGTCGTCACCGAACTCAAGTGGCTCGGCGGGGTTTTGGGCAACGCCCGCGACCACGAGGTGCTGGCGGACCGCTTCGCGTCCCGCACCGACGAACTCGCCGCGGCACACGACCTGGACGGCCTTCCGGCGGTGTCGTCGGCGGTCGCCCGCGCGGGCGCCCACATGCGCGACGCCGAGTCCGCCGCGTACCGGCACGAACACACCCATGCCGCCCGGCAGTTGGACTCTCGGCGCTACTTCCGGCTGGTGACGGCGCTGGAGGCCATGGCCGCCGATCCACCGCTGCGCCCCCGAGCGGCCCGGAAGGCCCCGCGCGAAGTGCGCCGCGTCGTCGAACGCGACCACCGCCGCCTCGCGGCCCGGCTGCGCACGGCCCGGTCGGCGGCCCCCGGCCCGGAGCGCGACCGGGCGCTCCACGAGGCGCGCAAGGCCGCCAAGCGGCTGCGCTACGCGGCGGAGACCGCGGCCCCGGTCGCCGGCCGCTCCGCGCGGCGGTTCGTCCGGCGGACCAAGCGCGTTCAGCGCGTGCTGGGCGAACACCAGGACGCCGTGGTCGCCCGCTCCGCCCTGGCACGCACCGCCGCCGGGGAACACCGGGCGGGAGCCGACACCTTCGCGTACGGGCTGCTCTTCGCCGCCGAGCAGCGCGCGGCGGCCCGCTCGGAGCAGGAGCTTCCGCGGCTCTGGAAGCGCCTGAAGTCTCCCCGCGCGGCCCGGATTTGCTGACGGTCAGCGCGGGCGGTCGATGCGGTGCACCACGTGCCGCCGGTCGTCGGCGGGATTGTCCGGCTCCATGTCCGCGTCCGCGATCCACCGCAGCCCCGCCTTCTCCAGGGCACGCCGGGACGCGGTGTTGTCCGCGTGCACGGGGACGATGACCGCCGACGCGTCGGGGTGGTCCGTCCAGGTCGCCGCGACGATCGCGCGGATGATCCGCGTCCCCAGCCCGCGCCCCGTCCGGTCGGGGTCGCCGATGAGGTAGTCGATGCTCACCGCTCCCTCCGGTACCTCCACGGCCGGCGCCAGCTCCTCGACGTACTCCGGGTAGTCGGCGATGCGGCAGCGCTGCACCAGCGCCACGGGTACGCCGTCGAGGTGCACGAGCAGGTCCTCGGACGGCTCCTCGCCCCGAGCCGCCGGCCCGAAATCCCGGGCGACCGCCTCGGCGGTCGTCTCGTGGTTCCACCACCGCGCGACATGGGGTCGGCTCAGCCATGCGCGCAGCAGCGGAAAGTCGTCCTCGGTGACCCGTCGCCAGGTGATCACGGTCGCTCCCCGCCTCGTCGAGATCGTGTGCGCCCCGCGCCGCGGTGTGAACACCGCGGCGCGGGGCGGCCGTTGTGCCGTCCTGCGAGGGTGCCAGGACAGCACAACGGCCTCCCGCTCCGCACGGACTCCCGGTCAGCGGGCCGCGGCCGGGCCGCCGAGGAGACGCGCGGCGATCTGCCGCGGCACCGGGGCGTACGTGTCGAAGCGCATCACGAAGCTCGCCCGGCCCGACGTCCGGCTGCGCAGGTCGCCGACGTAACCGAACATCTCCGCGAGCGGGACGCCGGCCGCGACGATCTTGACGCCCGACCGGTCGGCGACCGAACGGACGTGGCCGCGCCGGGCGTTCAGGTCGCCGATCACGTCGCCCAAGTGCTCCTCCGGGGTGGTGACCTCGACGGCCATCACCGGTTCCAGCAGCACCGGCTCCGCCCGGCGGGCCGCCTCGCGGAACGCCGCGGCGCCCGCGATCGCGAACGCCGTCTCGGAGGAGTCGACTTCGTGGTGGTCGCCGTCGAGGAGCGTGACGCGGACGCCGGTGAGCGGGTACCCGGCGAGTACGCCTTGGTCCATCGCGGACTGGCAGCCCTCGTCCACGGCCGGGACGAACTCGCGCGGGATCCGCCCGCCGGTGACCTTGTTGACGAACTCGTAGTGCTCTCCTTCCAGGGGTTCGAGGGCGATCCGGATCCTGGCGTACTGGCCCTTGCCGCCGTTCTGCTTGCGGTACGTGTGGTCGTGGCGGGCCACCGTGCCGCGCAGCGTCTCGCGGTAGGCCACCCTCGGCCTGCCGACCGTCGCGGCCACGCCGAACTCCTCGCGCATGCGGTCGACCAGCACCTCCAGGTGCAGTTCGCCCATGCCGGAGATCACGGTCTGGCCGGTCTCGCGGTCGGTCGCGACGTGGAACGACGGGTCCTCCTCGGCCAACCGCCCGATGGCGGTGGTCAGTTTGTCCTGGTCGGCCTTGGTGACCGGTTCGATCGCCACCTCGATCACCGGGGTCGGGAACTCCATCGCGGCCAGCACGACCGGGTGCGCGGGATCGCAGAGCGTCTCGCCCGTGGCGGTGTGCCGCAGGCCCTGCACCGCGACGATGTCGCCCGCGACGGCCACCGCGACCTCCTCGCGCTTGTCCGCGTGCATGCGGTGGATCCGCGCGACGCGTTCCCGGCGGTCCGTCACCGTGTTGCGGATCTGGTCGCCCGCCGTGAGGCGGCCGGAGTACACGCGGACGAACGTGAGCTTGCCCAGGTGTTCCTGGACGGCGACCTTGAACGCCAGGGCGGCGAAAGGCTCGTCGTCGGACGGGCCGCGCACGACGGTGGCGGCCGAGCCGTCGACGGCGTGGCCTTCGACCGCCGCGATGTCGACGGGCGCCGGCAGGTAGCGCACAATCGCGTCGAGCAGTGGTTGAACTCCTTTGTTCTTGAAGGCTGTTCCGCACACCACGGGGGTGAGGGTCGGGCCGTCGCCGGTGCCGGAGGCCACGGTGACGCGGCGGATCGCGGCGTGCAGGCGTGCCTCGGTGGGGTGTTCTCCCGCGAGGTACGCCTCCAGAAGCTCGTCGTCGTGGTCGGCCACGGTTTCGACCAGCCGCGTCCGCCACGCGGCGGCGTCGTCGCGCAGCGCCACGGGGATCTCGACGACGTCGTACGCCTCGCCGAGCCTCGCGTCCGCCGACCACACGAGAGCACGCATGCCGACCAGATCGACGACACCGCCGAAGCCGGCCTCCGCACCGATCGGGATCTGGACGACGAGCGGTGTCGCGCCCAGGTGTTCGCGGATCGTCTCGACGCAGCGGAAGAAGTCCGCGCCGGCCCGGTCGAGTTTGTTGACGAAGCAGATCCTCGGCACGTGGTAGCGGTCGGCCTGCCGCCACACCGTCTCCGACTGCGGCTCGACCCCGGCGACCGCGTCGAACACCGCGACGGCACCGTCGAGCACCCGGAGACAGCGTTCGACTTCGACGGTGAAATCGACGTGGCCGGGCGTATCGATGATGGTGATGGCGTGGTCGACGCCGTCGACCGCCCAACGGCACGTGGTCGCCGCGGAGGTGATCGTGATGCCGCGCAGCCGCTCCTGGAGCATCCAGTCCATCGTGGCCGTGCCGTCGTGCACCTCGCCGATCTTGTGCGACGAGCCCGTGTAGAACAGGATCCGCTCGGTCGTGGTGGTCTTGCCGGCGTCGATGTGCGCCATGATGCCGATGTTGCGGACGGTGGCCGGGTTGCGCGTGGTGGTGGTCACGGCGGTTCGCTTTCTGTTCGGGTCCCGCCAAGTCCCCCGGGCGCGCGGCGAACCGACCGCGCGAGCGGGCGTCGCCGGACCTCACGACGCCGCGCGCACGGCGGATCACGGGCGCACCCGGAAGTGACGGATCAAGGGATGTACGGGAGTTCGCCGCGTCACGGCTCGGTGCCGCCGTCGCCCGACGGGCACGGCGGCTGTCTCGCCACGGCGTTCTGCTGGACGGCCTCAAGGCCTTCGGGTCGACGCGGGCCGGTACGCGGAAAGCGGCGGAACGGCCCGGCACGGTGCCGGCGCAGCGCGGGGCATGCGACGCGGACTCCGC is from Yinghuangia sp. ASG 101 and encodes:
- a CDS encoding GNAT family N-acetyltransferase, translating into MITWRRVTEDDFPLLRAWLSRPHVARWWNHETTAEAVARDFGPAARGEEPSEDLLVHLDGVPVALVQRCRIADYPEYVEELAPAVEVPEGAVSIDYLIGDPDRTGRGLGTRIIRAIVAATWTDHPDASAVIVPVHADNTASRRALEKAGLRWIADADMEPDNPADDRRHVVHRIDRPR
- the fusA gene encoding elongation factor G, giving the protein MTTTTRNPATVRNIGIMAHIDAGKTTTTERILFYTGSSHKIGEVHDGTATMDWMLQERLRGITITSAATTCRWAVDGVDHAITIIDTPGHVDFTVEVERCLRVLDGAVAVFDAVAGVEPQSETVWRQADRYHVPRICFVNKLDRAGADFFRCVETIREHLGATPLVVQIPIGAEAGFGGVVDLVGMRALVWSADARLGEAYDVVEIPVALRDDAAAWRTRLVETVADHDDELLEAYLAGEHPTEARLHAAIRRVTVASGTGDGPTLTPVVCGTAFKNKGVQPLLDAIVRYLPAPVDIAAVEGHAVDGSAATVVRGPSDDEPFAALAFKVAVQEHLGKLTFVRVYSGRLTAGDQIRNTVTDRRERVARIHRMHADKREEVAVAVAGDIVAVQGLRHTATGETLCDPAHPVVLAAMEFPTPVIEVAIEPVTKADQDKLTTAIGRLAEEDPSFHVATDRETGQTVISGMGELHLEVLVDRMREEFGVAATVGRPRVAYRETLRGTVARHDHTYRKQNGGKGQYARIRIALEPLEGEHYEFVNKVTGGRIPREFVPAVDEGCQSAMDQGVLAGYPLTGVRVTLLDGDHHEVDSSETAFAIAGAAAFREAARRAEPVLLEPVMAVEVTTPEEHLGDVIGDLNARRGHVRSVADRSGVKIVAAGVPLAEMFGYVGDLRSRTSGRASFVMRFDTYAPVPRQIAARLLGGPAAAR
- a CDS encoding CYTH and CHAD domain-containing protein; the encoded protein is MAAIHIETERKYEGGAADTRLDPGGLPGVAGVVPAADEELDAVYYDTPDLRLLAHGATLRRRTGGHDAGWHLKRPAGGDSREELRLPVGRDDAVPDELLTRVKALARGEPLVPVLRMRTRREREHLVDARGKAVAEIAHDHVSAEILHGPDGRRTRRGGKGGKGGKGSKGKRRPSAPGRIVAWSELEVELESEQPAGKPSLLDAVEKQLSREGWRRSASSSKTAHVFATSADGRRRAAAAERRRERAPRPGTAGAVVHARLAEQVAALVAADPRVRLDDDEAVHDMRVATRRLRSLLRSYRPLFEHRVVDPVVTELKWLGGVLGNARDHEVLADRFASRTDELAAAHDLDGLPAVSSAVARAGAHMRDAESAAYRHEHTHAARQLDSRRYFRLVTALEAMAADPPLRPRAARKAPREVRRVVERDHRRLAARLRTARSAAPGPERDRALHEARKAAKRLRYAAETAAPVAGRSARRFVRRTKRVQRVLGEHQDAVVARSALARTAAGEHRAGADTFAYGLLFAAEQRAAARSEQELPRLWKRLKSPRAARIC